ACTCAGTCAAACAAGATTTTACCTTTTCTCGATCAGCTGGTGCAGGAAACACCTGCACGAAGTTATTCAATCAGTTAATTTTGCAACCTAAACTTGTATATTATATAGGCAAAGCAAacagacaaaataaataatgaccTATACATTATAAACCCACAAAGGACTAATTGACATTGCGCTATATAATCTTAGTAGGTAGTTAAGTCTGTCTTCAGAATGGGCTGATGGAATATAACAGTTGTCTGAATATGTAGAGAGGAGCAGCAGAATTGGAATATACGAAAGATGATGGTCATATCTAGGAGgtagaaagaaaaacaagtaatGTTCAGCCAAAAAAATGAGAAGGTAAGGCAACTATACTGAATTATGAGGGAATCCTGCATGGCGgaattaaatgattaaacatCTGTTGAAgatagaaaattctggttttagatAAGCTATATAGCCAAATAGAACCCAAGTGTTGATGCAGAGAAGATGGAAGTAAACTATTTCAGAATGTTTGAAATAGGGTGAAGGTATAATATTAGAGGAGGAGGTAAATCTTAGATGCATATGAAGATCGACTTTTAAAGTAGTAAATGCAGATAGAGGGATTTAGATGGAGGTTATTTAGAGTGTTATTATCATCTGGTCATCTGGTTTGGGTGTTCAGAAAATCGGTAGAGTGTATGTATAGAAATGATGTCTCAGCTTTGATTGTATCTGCAGTGGTCGGGAAATGAGGAGGGACcaaataataagtttatttgAATAAGGATGGGCAGGGGTAGTATGCAACTATTGTGTCTGTGCAGAAATAGCAATGTTAGATAATCTTAGCAGGCGGTTAAGTCGGTCATAAAGATGGGCTAATAGAATATAACAGTTTTGTGAAATGTGATGACAGTACTATGCAGAGAGGAGCAGCAGAATTGGAATACAAGCAAGGTGATGATCATATCTAGAAGGTAGAAAGCAAAAAAGTAATTTTCAGACAAAAAATGAGAAGGTGAGGTGATTATACTGAATTATGTGGGGGATCCAGCATAAAGGAATTAAATAGTTAAGCATCTGCTAGACAATTCTGATTTTAGATAAAACTCTAAATCATGTTACAATACTTCAGAACTACATCCTGCATACGTTATATGAATAATCCCTAACCTGGGAATCTAAAATTACCTTATAATGGGACCCTAGGCACACAATGCACGAGGCAAGGGTGTGCCAACTGTATAACTCAAAATTTAACGAATTTCATCAGCGATATATATTTGTAAGGTACTAAAAATATGCAACACTCACCTCAGCACACTGTTcttcaatttcatgttttagCTTCAGAACATACTCACTGCTAACATCCATATTATTCAAAGCTGTTGCAATTTCTGTACCTGTCTTTTGCACACCAACACCACCAAAGAACAACTTTGCACCAAGGTTTGTCTCTCTTATTTTTTGCTGCAAGGCTTCATGGTATTCATTACCGAGCAAACTGCTGGCACCACTCAAAACGGCAACAACAGAACTGATATTGGAAGTGGATATTGCCCTCCGCAGGCAACTCTGCAATACATAAAACACATCATCCACCATGGAAGTGGTAAGGCTGTCAGGCACTTGTTCATCGATCCTTATTGCTTTCCTGACATTCTCCAACATGAAAAATCCCTCCAAAATGACATAAAAACCGGTTAAATCTTGTGCAACCTTGCTAAAACTGCCACTCCGGAAAGCCTTGGTGGCACGAGGAAGCAACTCAGGATCAATAGAAGTAAGCCCTTTGATCTTTGAAATCATGAATTCGGTGTAATCCTCACCAAGCTGCATAAGGGAGAGAATCTCCTCCAAGTATAACTCAACCTCTCGTGGGTCAGGACCCTCAGGACCTCCTCCAACAGCAAGCAAACTGGTGTTGTGTGCATTTATCTCAGAGGACAACTTGGCCAACTTCCTATACTCCATATACTTGTTCAAAATCGCAGAACCACGAGAATCACACTCCTCCTGAAGCTCACAGATGGCATATACAATACCATCCTCACCACAAAGACCACTCAAGATCTCACTATTCTCCTCAATTGCCAATACAATGTCCTTAAACAAATTGGTCAAACAACCAACAAAATTGACATTTCGCTGATCCATTGTCTCCACCAACTGCTCAAACTCCATTCTTGACCTCATTGCAATCACCTTCTTCAAGTACCCAACATAGACCTGCAATCCTTCCTCCTCCACACCCAGTGGGGTGAAGAGACGAATGAACCTGAGCAATGACTGATCCAGGTTCAGCGTCATGGAACAAGTTTTTTCCTTAACATAATATCAAGTTCAATTTCTATGACCTCAATGCAAAAGTACATATAAACATTagcatcaaataaaattaatcattgtAAGAATGggtattaaagtaaaaaatgttaaagtaAACAAACTAGCTGTAAAACTAATGATAGGAATTTCTAATACTTTTGATAAATAAAGATGCTCTTCTAAAATAAAATGCCATGTTTGATGACTTTAAATAAGCTTTACAACTGCAACATAAACTAAACTTAGAAAAACTAGGATAACAAACCTAACTTTTAGAATAAATAGTCTTAAATAGGCTTTGTGCTAAACCTAGTTCCTAGATGTACCACTTAGAATTCTCTTCTCTTTTGTCTCATACATTGTATCTGATGTATccaaaatgattatatatatgaaatccAAGGAGAGGGAAAcacactttcaaattcattctaattttcttgtgcatttttcttaagttggTTTCAGAGCAAGTCAGTCCCGCTCTGCTACACTGAACGGTTCATTCTCCTTTGGTTCGTTATTCCAGATTCAATAACACTACAGTACTCCTTTCGTCGAAGTAGATTCCCCATGAGTAAACTCCAGTGACCATAGTCTCCACCAAATTTCGGCGAGATAAAATTGCTTGATTCTGCCATTTCACTTTCTTCATTCACTCTAATGTTTTTTCCTCTCATACACTTTTGCTTAACTCACTCTAGTGTTTTCTTTCTCAAACACTGTATCAGGCCCGTGGTGGAGCTCTGACACCAAGTGTAAAAGTAATGATCGGAACTTCTAATATTTCTGGTAAATAAAGATGCCCTCATGAATAAAGTGCAAAGTTTGATGAGTTTAAACAAGCTTTAGAACTGCAACGTAAACTATAACTCGAAAAAACTAGGAATAGCAACCCtaacaaactaaaataattcaaatactCATCTAGCGCTTTTGAAACCAGCTTATTAAAGACTATTTTCTAATGAAGATTCCAACACTAACCAAATATAACAATTTGCAATTGGATAACAGAATTCCAGTGAAAAATATATGCATACACTGTTTGCTCTTGtctgtaatatatatatgtatatgcatTACTCTCATAATTCagataaaggaaaaaaagagatcCATGACTGAACCTGAGAATGGCGGGGTGGTCGCGCTGATCCACAGCGGCAGAGAGCTTCTTCCTTACAATTCCCTCCAACTGCTTCTTTGCTGCCAACAAGCGATCCCTCTGAAGCTGATCGGAGCCGGAATCCTTGTATTGCGCGTCGATCTGCAGGAAGGTCTGGACGTAGCGCGCGGCGGACTCATAGTCCTCATCCTCGAGGGCACGGTGGACGCCTTCGAGGGAGTTGGCGCGCTCCACGATGGCATCGATGCGGAGGAGCGTGTTGCGGACGCGCGACTGCGCCAGGTCAAGCTCCCGCACCTTGCGGCTGACCTGGTCAGCGAGGTCGGAGGTGGAGGCGACGTTGGAGAGCATGTATTCAGCGTCGGAGTTGACAATGTCGAGAACGTCGGAGG
This DNA window, taken from Vigna radiata var. radiata cultivar VC1973A chromosome 5, Vradiata_ver6, whole genome shotgun sequence, encodes the following:
- the LOC106760134 gene encoding conserved oligomeric Golgi complex subunit 4-like, giving the protein MGTTPEANGSNVADEETLGGSINFGTAEAVEYVRSLTDVGAMTRLLHECIAHQRAVDVELDELLSQRTDLDRHLLQLQRSSDVLDIVNSDAEYMLSNVASTSDLADQVSRKVRELDLAQSRVRNTLLRIDAIVERANSLEGVHRALEDEDYESAARYVQTFLQIDAQYKDSGSDQLQRDRLLAAKKQLEGIVRKKLSAAVDQRDHPAILRFIRLFTPLGVEEEGLQVYVGYLKKVIAMRSRMEFEQLVETMDQRNVNFVGCLTNLFKDIVLAIEENSEILSGLCGEDGIVYAICELQEECDSRGSAILNKYMEYRKLAKLSSEINAHNTSLLAVGGGPEGPDPREVELYLEEILSLMQLGEDYTEFMISKIKGLTSIDPELLPRATKAFRSGSFSKVAQDLTGFYVILEGFFMLENVRKAIRIDEQVPDSLTTSMVDDVFYVLQSCLRRAISTSNISSVVAVLSGASSLLGNEYHEALQQKIRETNLGAKLFFGGVGVQKTGTEIATALNNMDVSSEYVLKLKHEIEEQCAEVFPAPADREKVKSCLTELADSSNAFKQALTAGIEQLVSTIAPRLRPILDSVGTISYELSEAEYADNEVNDPWVQRLLHSVETNVAWLQPLMTSDNYDTFVHLIVDFIVKRLEVIMMQKRFSQLGGLQLDRDARALVSHFSVMTQRTVRDKFARLTQMATILNLEKVSEILDFWGENSGPMTWRLTPAEVRRVLGLRVDFKPEAIAAVKL